The Gossypium raimondii isolate GPD5lz chromosome 2, ASM2569854v1, whole genome shotgun sequence genome segment AGAGCACCCAAATCATCTCCTGTTGGAGCCCCAAAGAGTTTTTCAAGCTCTTCCTCTCCTGGCCATAGCAAGAGCGGTAGCCCCGAGAGTAAGGAAGGATTCTCTTTTGACACTGAGTCAGTTGAGGACGTCTCATCCCCGCCTTCACCAAATGTCGCTGACAAAGTTTTGACTCTTCTCCATGCCCTAAAAAGCAAGGGCGATGCAGTTGATAGTGAAAGCCCGACTTCCAATAATGACAGTCCTGCACCGGCACCATTTAATTCTGATGCAACTAAAGCCATCATTGGCATTGTCAATATTGTAGTTTTTACTGGATTCTTCCTCTTTTAAGCATCACATGATATTGTgattggttattttattttatttatttatttaatatattttttaatcaaattgtttTCATCATTTGTGTTATTTACCTGGTTTCTTGATTCAATTACTATAgtgtttggttattttaatgagtgaaataaataattttttgataatGGTAGCAATTATTCCCCTTGGATTTGATCATAAGAATACTTCCTTCAATGGATTGATTtcattgtaaatattatttttcactgACACCAtgtacttgtaatttttgaagCGACAATGGTGGAGAATTTTTATGTTGGGCAAAAAAAGTTTGTTGTTATTAAATTTCGTTATTATCATTCTTAAAGTTTATGAGATGAGGCCACAATAAAGGTTCATTTTAGGTCTTATTTATCATAAATTTCCTTTGTTTCTAAGTTTTTAAAGTGGTTTATTAGTCACCCCTAATCTTATATTTGCATTTGAATATAATAGGGGTGTTTGGTAAATAGAGTTTTTGGCCtttttttagttgatttggGTACAAATGGAGGACCTAGTAGTCAAACCCTCTAATTGTAGTGTTTGATGAATGGAGGTTTGGAAGAGCTTGTTGAGCTAAAACCTCCAAGATAAAAACCGCAGGTttggacaaattttttttactgttgattgtgaatgatatatgtaGAATGACATATCTCACCATGCTTGCTAAAAAATTACTCGTTTTGACACATGTTCTCAAACCTAATTATCACTTATTTACATACTGAAAACATGACATAATTACCACTAAGAATGTAGTTTACTATTATGTTGATACAATATTAATGTTTATCAGTTGTCACAAGATTGATATTTGCAAGTAAGgaacttaataaattttcttatttaaaattttaaaaatattcactaattaatttccataatgaatgtttttatttttcagtaataatattttatttcaataatttcaccaaataaagactaaagtattataaacaaataaatacttaacaatGTAAATAAGATTTTTTACACAGTTCGATATTTCTATATCTTGTGGAGCATAGCTCAACAAGATGATTCCACTATCCTTGAAGAAAATACAACAAGCCATCCTAATTCTAACACACCCCAATGAAGGATCCTTACTTTTTTACCTTAAAGGCTATATCTATCCTAATTTGATAAGATTTTGGGACTTGTTAACATAATGAAGATCAAGCACAATCCTTTCTATTCAGTAGCTAAAACAGTTTAATAGAATAGAAAATCACCTTACAAAATCCAAACTCAACAACTGAAAAACATGAATCAAAAAGTTGAAAGGTTTTGTTATAAGGTAAAATATGGTTATAGCTATATTTGGTTTagtgtaaaatttaaaagaaaaatattagtatATACGAACATCAACTACTAAATTAGCATTTTATTTCTAAgttatttttctaacaaatagAAGTTAAAAAACCCTTACAAAAATGCAACAAAACCTTAGAATATCTTTTTAAGATGTTAAAATGGTTTAGTAccgaaaaaaaaagcaattccgttacataaagaaatatatatatataaacacatcaaTACTTGATCAACGAACAgttaatacatatataagaaTCTATcgagaagcaaaagagaaagaTGGCCCGCCAAGATCTTATTGTTGTTGCACTTGTTTTCGTTGCCATGGTTGGCGCATTTGCCATCGATAAATCACCTTCTACAACCCCTTCCAAGTCTTCTTCCCCTGCAAAGTCGCCATCTTATTCTTCCTCGACTGCCTCCACCAAGTCCTCTTCCGACGGAAGAGCACCCAAATCAGCTCCTGTTGGAGCCCCAAAGAGTTTTTCAAGCTCTTCCTCTCCTGGCCATAGCAAGAGCTGTAGCCCCGAGAGCAAGGAAGGATCATCTTTTGACTCTGAGTCAGTTGAGGTCGTCTCATTCCCGCCTTCCCCAAATGTCACTGACAAAGTTTTGTCTCTTCTCCATGCCCTAAAAAGCAAGGGCGATGCAGTTGATAGTGAAAGCCCGACTTCCAATAATGACAGTCCTGCACCGGCACCATTTAATTCTGATGCAACTAAAGCCATCATTGGCATTGTCAATATTGTAGTTTTTACTGGATTCTTCCTCTTTTAAGCATCACATGATATTGTGAtgggttattttattttatttatttatttaatatattttttaatctaagTGTTTTCATCATTTGTGTTATTTACCTGGGTTCTTGATTCAATTACTATAgtgtttagttattttaatgagtgaaataaataagtttttgaTAATGGTAGCAATTATTCCCTTGGATTTGATCATAAGAATACTTCCTGCAATGGATTTATTtcattgtaaatattattttcaatgacACCAtgtacttgtaatttttgaagCTACAATGGTGGAGAATTTTTATGTTGGGCAAAAAAAGTTTgttgttattaaatttatttattatcattctTAAAGTTTATGAGATGAGGCCGCAGTAAAGGATCATTTTAGGTcttatttatcatatatttcctttgtttctaagtttttaaagtgttttattAGTCCCCCTAATCTTATATTTGCATTTGACTGTAGTAGCGGTGTTTGGTAAATAGAGTTTTTGGCCTTTTTTAGTTGATTAGGGTACAAATGGAGGACTTAGTAGTCAAACCCTCAAATTGTAGTGTTTGATGAATGGAGGTTTGGAAGAGCTTGTTGAGCTAAAACCTCGAAGATAAAAATTGCAGGGTtggacaattttttttactgttgATTGGGAATGATATATGTGGAATGACATATCTCACCATGCTTGCTAAAAAATTACTCGTTTTGATACATGTTCTCAAACCTAATTATCACTTATTTACATACTGAAAACATGACATAATTACCACTAAGAATGTAGTTTACTATTATGTTGATACAATATTAATGTTTATCAGTTGTCACAAGATTGATATTTGCAAATAAGgaagttaataaatttttatttaaaatttcaaaatattcactaattaatttccatagtgaatgttttaattctttagtaataatattttatttcaataatttcacccaaaaCAGACTAAAGtgttataaacaaataaatacttaacaatGTAAATAAGATTTTTTACACAGTTCGATTTTTCTACATATGTGGAGCATAGCTCAACAAGATGATTCCACTATCCTTGAAGAAAATACAACAAACGATCCTAATTCTAACATGCCCCAATGAAGGATCCTTACTTTTGTACCTCAAAGGCTATATCTATCCTAATTATATAAGATTTTGGGACTTGTTAACATAATGATGATAAATCACAATCCTTTTTATTCAGgagctaaaatattttaatagaatataATATTACTTTACAAAATCCAAACTCAACAACTAAAAACAAGGAATCAAACAATTGAAAGGTTTTGTTATAAGGTAAAATATGGTTACCGCTGTATTTAGTTTAGTGTacaatttaaaaggaaaaatattagtATATACGAACATTAACaactaaattagaattttatttctaaattattttcctAACAAATAGAAGTTAAAAACCCTCAAAAAAATGCAACAAAACCTTAGAATATTTTCTTAAGATGTTAAAATAGTTTAGTACcgtaaaaaaaagaagcaattcTGTTacataaagaaatatatatatatatataaacatcaaTACTTGATCAAAGAAAAgttaatacatatataagaaTCTAttgagaagcaaaagagaaagaTGGCTTGCCAAGATCTTGCTGTTGTTGCACTTGTTTTCATTGTCGCGGTTGGCGCATTTGCCACCGATAAATCACCTTCACCAACCCCTTCTAAGGCTTCTTCCCCCGCAAAGTCgccatcttcttcttcctcgaCGTCCTCTACCAAGTCCTCTTCCGACGGAAGAGCACCCAAATCATCTCCTGTTGGAGCCCCAAAGAGTTTTTCAAGCTCTTCCTCTCCTGGCCATAGCAAGAGTGGTAGCCCCGAGAGCAAGGAAGGATTCTCTTTTGACGCTGAGTCAGTTGAGGACGTCTCATCCCCGCCTTCACCAAATGTTGCTGACAAAGTTTTGTCTCTTCTCCATGCCCTAAAAAGCAAGGGCGATGCAATTGATAGTGAAAGCCCGACTTCCAATAATGACAGTCCTGCACCGACACCATTTAATTCTGATGCAACTAAAGCCATCATTGGCATTGTCAATATTGTAGTTTTTACTGGATTCTTCCTCTTTTAAGCATCACATGATATTGTgattggttattttattttatttatttatttaatatattttttaatcaaattgtttTCATCATTTGTGTTATTTACCTGGTTTCTTGATTCAATTACTATAgtgtttggttattttaatgagtgaaataaataagtttttgaTAATGGTAGCAATTATTCCCCTTGGATTTGATCATAAGAATACTTCCTTCAATGGATTTATTtccttgtaaatattattttcaatgacACCAtgtacttgtaatttttgaagCGAAAATGGTGGAGAATTTTTATGTTGGGCAAAAAAAAGTTTGttgttattaaatttctttattatcattCTTAAAGTTTATGAGATGAGTCCACAGTAAATGATCATTTTAGGTcttatttatcatatatttcctttgtttctaagtttttaaagtgttttattAGTCCCCCTAATCTTATATTTGCATTTGAATATAGTAGGGTGTTTGGTTAATAGAGTTTTTGGCCTTTTTTAGTTGATTTGGGTACAAATGGAGGACTTAGTAGTCAAACTCTCTAATTGTAGTGTTTGATGAATGGAGGTTTGGAAGAGCTTGTTGAGCTAAAACCTCTAAGATAAAAATTGCAGGGTtagacaaattttttttattgttgattGGGAATGATATATGTGGAATGACATATCTCACCATGCTTGCTAAAAAATTACTCGTTTTGACACATGTTCTCAAACGTAATTATCACTTATTTACATACTAAGaatatgacataattatcactaagaATGTAGTTTACTATTATGTTGATACAATATTAATGTTTATCGATTGTCACAAGATTgatattagcaaataaggaacttaataaatttgtttatttaaaatttcaaaatattcactaattaatttccataatgaaatatttgaattctttagtaataatattttatttcaataatttcatccAATAAAGACTAAAGtgttataaacaaataaatacttaacaatGTAAATAAGATTTGTTtttgaataaggaaattattgattttttttttgtaactaTGTGACTTTGGGTTAAGAGATTAGATTATTTATTAGGTAGGTTAGGCTCATGAATGTCATCAACATCCTATATAGTTACCCAAACTTGATCTAATCTATAATATTGGTCTCAAATTTTGTCCATGCAAGCATGTGTTTGAAACTAGCTAAGATCAAGACACTTTTAGAACCATCTATGTTCTatctaaatttgtttttatttttattaaaaatgttatttttttaaatatttataaatttgatatatatgattcgattaaaattttaattacaaataagtaaatttagcacttttaatatttatgtatttatttctttctgagttaacataaattacataatatataaaaaggaaaattaacatattataaaatttgaaagtggGCTAAACTAGGATCAAAACATGAATATTGCAACCCAAGACCATTTTTTACGATCTAAATATCAGGCAGATCTTTGGACTTTGACAAATAACCCAACCTTTAAATGGGTCAACAAGTGACCTTTTTGCCTCTTATTAACCCTACCAATGGTTGATAAGGTTAACCATAAAACCCATTATACTCATGAAATAAGCATTGATTTCacaatttttcataatttgaacTTATAATCCCTCATTCTTTCCATTTCTTGGTACCTGTTGTCCTGAAATAATTGCTAAGTCTGCATGTTGCTAAATCTACAAGCAACAAAGTATGAGTAAAGCTTGCTGCGGATGTGGGCACTTCTACCAAAGCTACGAATGGTACAATGTAAATAAGATTTTTTACACAGTTCGATTTTTCTACATATATGGAGCATAGCTCAACAAGATGAATCCACCATCCTTGAAGAAAATACAACAAGCGGTCCTAATTCTAACACACCCCAATGAAGGATCCTTACTTTTGTATCTCAAAGGCTATATCTATCCTAATTATATAAGATTTTGGGACTTGTAAACATAATGAATATCAATCATAATCTTTTCTATTCAGTAGctaaaatagtttaattcaatataatatcaCCTTACAAAATCCAAACTCAACAACTAaaaacatgaatcaaataattGAAAGGTTTTGTTATAAGGTAAAATATGGTTACCGCTATATTTAGTTTAGTGTacaatttaaaaggaaaaatattagtATATACCAAACATCAACtactaaattaacattttatttctaaattattttcctAACAAATAGAAGTTAAAAAACCCTCACAAAAATGCAacaaaaccttaaaatatttttttaagatgTTAAAATGGTTTAGTACCGtccaaaaaaaacaattttgttacataaagaaatatatatatacacacatcaATACTTGATCAAAGAAAAgttaatacatatataagaaTCTATcgagaagcaaaagagaaagaTGGCCCGCCAAGATCTTATTGTTGTTGCACTTGTTTTCATTGTCGTGGATGGCGCATTTGCCACCGATAAATCACCTTCACCAACTCCTTCCAAGGCTTCTTCCCCTACAAAGTCGCCATCTTATTCTTCCTCGACTTCCTCTACCAAGTCCTCTTCCGACGGAAGAACACCCAAATCATCTCCTGTTGGAGCCCCAAAGAGTTTTTGAAGCTCTTCCTCTCCTGGCCATAGCAAGAGCGGTAGCCCCGAGAGCAAGGAAGGATCCTCTTTTGACGCTGAGTCAGTTGAGGACGTCTCATCCCTGCCTTCACCAAATGTCACTGACAAAGTTTTGTCTCTTCTCCATGCCCAAAAAAGCAAGGGCGATGCAGTTGATAGTGAAAGTCCGACT includes the following:
- the LOC128039290 gene encoding classical arabinogalactan protein 6-like — protein: MARQDLIVVALVFIAVVGAFATDKSPSPTPSKSSSPATSPSYSSSTASTKSSSDGRAPKSSPVGAPKSFSSSSSPGHSKSGSPESKEGFSFDTESVEDVSSPPSPNVADKVLTLLHALKSKGDAVDSESPTSNNDSPAPAPFNSDATKAIIGIVNIVVFTGFFLF
- the LOC105784972 gene encoding uncharacterized protein LOC105784972, whose translation is MACQDLAVVALVFIVAVGAFATDKSPSPTPSKASSPAKSPSSSSSTSSTKSSSDGRAPKSSPVGAPKSFSSSSSPGHSKSGSPESKEGFSFDAESVEDVSSPPSPNVADKVLSLLHALKSKGDAIDSESPTSNNDSPAPTPFNSDATKAIIGIVNIVVFTGFFLF
- the LOC105784973 gene encoding classical arabinogalactan protein 6-like; this translates as MARQDLIVVALVFVAMVGAFAIDKSPSTTPSKSSSPAKSPSYSSSTASTKSSSDGRAPKSAPVGAPKSFSSSSSPGHSKSCSPESKEGSSFDSESVEVVSFPPSPNVTDKVLSLLHALKSKGDAVDSESPTSNNDSPAPAPFNSDATKAIIGIVNIVVFTGFFLF